The window GTAACCAACCGCATCACCAAATTCATCCTGAAAACCGCGGACGACGTCGTGGGCCCCATCCCGGACGCCATGGGCGACCTCCCCCACCTCGAGTACCTAACCTTCCACAAACTCCCCAACCTCATCGGCACCATCCCACCCGCCATCACGAAGCTAACCAACCTCAAAGACCTCACCATCACCTGGACCAACGTCTCCGGCCCCATCCCGCCCTTCCTCAGTCAGCTCAACAACCTCACCGGCCTCTCCCTATCCTTCAACAACCTCACCGGCTCGATCCCACCCTCCCTGGTCCAGCTCAGGCTCCTGGGGAGCCTGTTCCTGGACAGAAACAGGCTCACTGGGAGCATCCCAGAAGCGCTCGGGGATATCCCAGCGAGCCTGACGTACATTGACCTGTCACACAACCAGCTCTCGGGAGAAATCCCGAAAGGCTGGAGTGGCTTCAACTTCGAGAGTGTCCAGCTGGAGCGGAACAGGCTCGAAGGGGACGCTTCGGGCCTGTTCGGGAAGAGTAAGAGCATATGGAGGGTTGACCTGTCGAGGAATGTGTTTGCGTTT is drawn from Salvia hispanica cultivar TCC Black 2014 chromosome 6, UniMelb_Shisp_WGS_1.0, whole genome shotgun sequence and contains these coding sequences:
- the LOC125192492 gene encoding polygalacturonase inhibitor-like, which gives rise to MRSLSLLLILSLIAILSQPTFSKSVRCHPQDKKVLLKIKQHFNNAYTFASWNPDIDCCTWYIAKCDRVTNRITKFILKTADDVVGPIPDAMGDLPHLEYLTFHKLPNLIGTIPPAITKLTNLKDLTITWTNVSGPIPPFLSQLNNLTGLSLSFNNLTGSIPPSLVQLRLLGSLFLDRNRLTGSIPEALGDIPASLTYIDLSHNQLSGEIPKGWSGFNFESVQLERNRLEGDASGLFGKSKSIWRVDLSRNVFAFDLTKMEIPDSLRYLDMNHNKIFGSLPAGFAPLSSLNVSYNRLCGRIPTGGVFQEMEYSSFFHNKCLCGPPLPDCK